Proteins from a genomic interval of Mycolicibacterium grossiae:
- a CDS encoding alpha/beta hydrolase family protein, with protein sequence MTKLLDDADMDAQLGRTLIAVAADAADLGEALATASRARPGDYDSWFDEWSATATAAQELGDEALGKGRLVTARKAFLRASEYWRQSFFFLRHDVTDERLLRAWRAHRESFRAALPLLGWNVVTVEIPFEDATMTGYLFRPSDDGMPRPTVLAPCGFDSTAEAGYVATGHMALPRGYNFFVFEGPGQGGMLFEHGVPFRPDFEVPFGAAFDWLLGQTGVHSGAVAVLGRSFAGYLGPRAAACEPRVAALIADPGQYEFASRLGSLGGLTREPDRFVERVRAADPELDAELEALQADARGREWFGSRMAAMGTRSVGDFVRKQLEFTLEHVVADIQCPTLVTDGEGDATSQSALFHDRLTCPKRLKRFTAAEGAGGHCEGLGSTVFESYVFDWLDGVMGRSG encoded by the coding sequence GTGACGAAGCTGCTGGATGACGCCGACATGGACGCCCAACTGGGTCGCACCCTGATCGCCGTGGCCGCCGACGCGGCCGACCTGGGGGAGGCGCTGGCGACGGCGTCGCGCGCCCGCCCCGGCGACTACGACTCCTGGTTCGACGAGTGGTCGGCGACCGCCACGGCCGCCCAGGAACTCGGTGACGAGGCGCTCGGCAAGGGACGTCTGGTGACGGCGCGCAAGGCCTTCCTGCGCGCGTCGGAGTACTGGCGGCAGTCGTTCTTCTTCCTGCGGCACGACGTGACCGACGAGCGGCTGCTGCGGGCCTGGCGGGCGCACCGGGAGTCGTTCCGGGCGGCGCTGCCGCTGCTCGGCTGGAACGTGGTCACCGTCGAGATCCCGTTCGAGGACGCCACGATGACGGGCTATCTGTTCCGGCCGAGCGATGACGGCATGCCGCGCCCGACGGTGCTGGCGCCGTGCGGTTTCGACTCGACCGCCGAGGCGGGCTACGTCGCCACCGGCCACATGGCCCTGCCGCGCGGCTACAACTTCTTCGTCTTCGAGGGGCCCGGGCAGGGCGGCATGCTGTTCGAACACGGCGTGCCGTTCCGTCCCGACTTCGAGGTGCCCTTCGGGGCGGCATTCGACTGGCTGCTCGGACAGACCGGTGTGCACTCCGGAGCCGTTGCCGTGCTGGGCCGGTCGTTCGCGGGCTACCTCGGCCCCCGTGCGGCCGCGTGCGAGCCACGGGTCGCGGCCCTGATCGCGGACCCCGGTCAGTACGAATTCGCTTCGCGGCTCGGCTCATTGGGTGGTCTGACCCGTGAGCCGGACCGGTTCGTGGAGCGGGTGCGTGCCGCCGACCCCGAACTCGACGCCGAACTCGAGGCGCTGCAGGCGGACGCCCGCGGACGGGAGTGGTTCGGCTCGCGAATGGCCGCGATGGGCACGCGGTCGGTGGGTGACTTCGTGCGCAAGCAGCTCGAGTTCACCCTCGAGCACGTCGTCGCCGACATCCAGTGTCCGACGCTGGTCACCGACGGCGAGGGCGACGCCACCTCGCAGAGCGCGCTCTTCCACGACCGCCTCACCTGCCCGAAGCGGCTCAAGCGGTTCACCGCCGCCGAGGGCGCCGGGGGGCATTGCGAGGGGCTGGGGTCGACGGTGTTCGAGAGCTACGTCTTCGACTGGCTCGACGGCGTCATGGGCCGTTCCGGCTGA
- a CDS encoding alpha/beta fold hydrolase: protein MVMSIERPKLEGNVAVGDDRQIGFAEFGDPQGRAIFWLHGTPGARRQIPVEARAYAEREHIRLIGVDRPGIGSSTPHQYRNVAAFADDLRTIADVLGIDQMAVIGLSGGGPYTLGCAAAMPDRIVVVGVLGGVAPTVGTEGIGGGLMGFGSRVAPALPYVGLPLRWAAVGLVHAIRPIAPVALYAYAAVSPEADRRLLTRPEFGAMFLDDLLNGSRKQLSAPFADVAVFAKDWGFRLDEVKVPVHWWHGDADHIVPFAHGEHVVARLPDARLYALPGESHLGGLGVAEEILGTIIGAWDDIDGKR, encoded by the coding sequence ATGGTCATGTCAATCGAGCGTCCCAAGCTGGAAGGCAACGTCGCCGTCGGGGACGATCGTCAGATCGGCTTCGCCGAGTTCGGCGACCCGCAGGGGCGCGCAATCTTCTGGCTGCACGGCACCCCCGGGGCGCGCCGGCAGATCCCCGTGGAGGCGCGCGCGTACGCCGAGCGCGAGCACATCCGGCTGATCGGCGTCGACCGCCCGGGCATCGGATCGTCGACGCCGCACCAGTACCGCAACGTGGCGGCCTTCGCCGACGACCTGCGCACCATCGCCGACGTGCTGGGCATCGACCAGATGGCGGTCATCGGGCTGTCCGGTGGCGGCCCGTACACGCTGGGCTGCGCCGCGGCGATGCCGGACCGCATCGTCGTCGTGGGCGTCCTCGGCGGCGTCGCGCCGACCGTGGGTACCGAAGGCATCGGCGGCGGTCTCATGGGCTTCGGGTCTCGGGTCGCGCCGGCGCTGCCCTACGTCGGGCTCCCGCTGCGGTGGGCGGCCGTCGGCCTGGTGCACGCCATCCGGCCGATCGCGCCGGTCGCGCTGTACGCCTATGCCGCGGTGTCCCCCGAGGCCGACCGGCGGCTGCTCACCCGGCCGGAGTTCGGCGCGATGTTCCTCGACGACCTGCTCAACGGCAGCCGCAAGCAGCTGTCCGCACCGTTCGCCGACGTCGCGGTGTTCGCGAAGGACTGGGGTTTCCGCCTCGACGAGGTCAAGGTGCCGGTGCACTGGTGGCACGGCGACGCCGACCACATCGTGCCGTTCGCCCACGGTGAGCACGTCGTCGCGCGGCTCCCCGACGCCCGGCTGTACGCGCTGCCGGGCGAGAGCCATCTCGGCGGGCTGGGCGTCGCCGAGGAGATCCTCGGCACGATCATCGGCGCCTGGGACGACATCGACGGCAAGCGCTGA
- a CDS encoding FAD binding domain-containing protein, translating to MKTFAFRHAESVEDAVETAARTGGRFYAGGTNLLDLMKNGVETPDVLIDVGRLGLDAIIATPAGGLLIGSGVTNSAVANHPLVRDGYPVLSQAILSGATTQLRNMATAGGNLLQRTRCPYFMDPAFAACDKRSPGSGCAARAGLNREHALFGSGGGCVAVHPSDMAVALAALDATVHVVGPAGARRLGWAEFFRLPGDHPERDVTLDAAELITGIELPASPFAEHGWYEKVRDRHSYAFALVSVAAGLDVVDGAIRSAAVALGGVAAMPWRVRAAEDELVGRRPERAAFVAAAHAALAGAEPLPDNGFKVDLAKHAVVRALTKAAA from the coding sequence GTGAAGACCTTCGCGTTCCGCCACGCCGAATCCGTCGAGGATGCCGTCGAGACCGCCGCGCGCACCGGCGGACGGTTCTACGCCGGCGGCACCAACCTGCTGGACCTGATGAAGAACGGCGTGGAGACGCCGGACGTCCTCATCGACGTCGGCCGGCTGGGACTCGACGCCATCATCGCGACCCCGGCCGGCGGCCTGCTGATCGGCTCCGGGGTGACCAACAGCGCCGTCGCCAACCATCCCCTGGTGCGCGACGGCTACCCCGTGCTGTCCCAGGCGATCCTGTCGGGAGCGACCACCCAGCTGCGGAACATGGCCACCGCCGGAGGCAACCTGCTGCAGCGCACCCGCTGCCCGTACTTCATGGACCCGGCATTCGCCGCGTGCGACAAACGATCACCCGGCAGCGGCTGCGCGGCGCGTGCCGGCCTGAACCGCGAGCACGCCCTCTTCGGTAGTGGTGGCGGCTGCGTGGCGGTGCACCCGTCGGACATGGCGGTGGCGCTCGCCGCCCTGGACGCCACGGTGCACGTCGTCGGACCCGCCGGGGCGCGCCGCCTGGGATGGGCCGAGTTCTTCCGGCTGCCCGGCGACCACCCGGAACGGGACGTCACGCTCGACGCGGCCGAACTCATCACCGGCATCGAGCTGCCCGCATCGCCATTCGCTGAGCACGGCTGGTACGAGAAGGTGCGCGACCGGCACAGCTACGCCTTCGCGCTGGTGTCCGTCGCGGCCGGCCTGGACGTCGTCGACGGCGCCATCCGATCGGCGGCAGTCGCCCTGGGCGGCGTGGCGGCGATGCCGTGGCGGGTCCGCGCCGCCGAGGACGAGTTGGTCGGACGGCGCCCGGAGCGCGCCGCCTTCGTCGCGGCCGCGCACGCCGCGCTGGCCGGTGCCGAACCGCTTCCGGACAACGGGTTCAAGGTCGACCTGGCCAAGCACGCCGTCGTGCGGGCGCTGACGAAGGCAGCCGCCTGA
- a CDS encoding (2Fe-2S)-binding protein produces MTDTHPVDLTINGDRLHLDADVRSTLLDLLRERLGLTGTKKGCDHGLCGACTVQVDGERVLACLTLAASITGREVVTIEGLADGDELSEMQSAFLRHDGFQCGFCTSGQISSAEAMLREHARGDLSAASFGCPGRRVGGVELDRAEIRERMAGNICRCGAHANIVAAIADVHGRGTAS; encoded by the coding sequence GTGACCGACACCCATCCCGTGGACCTCACGATCAACGGCGACCGGCTGCATCTCGACGCCGACGTGCGGTCGACGCTGCTGGACCTGCTGCGCGAGCGCCTCGGGCTCACCGGCACCAAGAAGGGCTGCGACCACGGACTGTGCGGCGCCTGCACCGTGCAGGTCGACGGCGAGCGCGTCCTGGCGTGCCTCACGCTGGCCGCGTCGATCACCGGCCGCGAGGTGGTGACCATCGAGGGCCTCGCCGACGGGGACGAGCTGTCCGAGATGCAGTCGGCCTTCCTGCGCCACGACGGCTTCCAGTGCGGCTTCTGCACGTCGGGGCAGATCTCGTCCGCGGAGGCGATGCTGCGCGAACACGCCCGCGGAGATCTGTCCGCGGCGTCGTTCGGCTGCCCGGGCCGCCGGGTCGGTGGCGTCGAGCTGGACCGCGCCGAAATCCGGGAACGCATGGCCGGCAACATCTGTCGGTGCGGCGCGCACGCCAACATCGTGGCTGCCATCGCCGACGTGCACGGCCGGGGGACGGCGTCGTGA
- a CDS encoding xanthine dehydrogenase family protein molybdopterin-binding subunit, protein MTGRAVYTADVAVPDLVHAVLVQTDVPHGRVLEDSLRAVTETAAAAPGVLAVLTPLNCPALHPPPRDLSDDLPLERRPPLADLDVQHVGQHLAVLVADTLENATDAATLVRPSYATRPAVLSARAALDVADDGGDGAVRHGAYRPDHFVKLVEEKLQDRRGPDAAPADGVRVASRFTTDVNAHYPIELSATIASWDGDRLLVHDATRWIGGERHALAAYLGMPEDDIRILSPLVGGAFGSKSFLWMHVALCAVAAREVGRPVKLVLTRAQMFTSTGHRPRTEQDVDLVAAADGTIASTEHHTLTETSTVAHFCEPAGLSARLLYRSPRLVVSHTVGRINAPTPCFMRGPGEAPGLFALEVAMDELAYATGVDPVALRIRNDPRVDQASGRPWSGKHATQCHALGADRFGWSARPPAPRSWRRRGVQVGWGTASATYPGRRMPASCSVTTTADGVHFASATHEVGTGVRTVMTQIAADAAGLPLDAVGFSSGDSSFPEAPYSGASQTTATVGSAVHAAATEWRLRLDRHRPGLGTDPAALVDALRNADAATLADLSFTASSGGPDETGPASQSFGAHFCEVEVDESTGRVTVTRWVAVMDCGRVVNPRLARNQVMGGILFGLGMALLERVPTDPTTAQLIGEYYVPTHADVPEFDVTFVDSPDYALDPVGVRGIGEIGACGVPAAIANAVFHATGRRLRDLPITCEQLMVPFDEAIADRAERPE, encoded by the coding sequence GTGACCGGGCGCGCCGTCTACACCGCCGACGTCGCGGTGCCGGATCTGGTGCACGCCGTGCTGGTGCAGACCGACGTGCCGCACGGCCGGGTGCTCGAGGACTCGCTGCGTGCGGTCACCGAGACCGCCGCTGCCGCACCGGGCGTGCTCGCCGTCCTCACGCCGCTGAACTGTCCGGCGCTGCATCCGCCGCCACGCGACCTGAGCGACGACCTGCCGCTCGAGCGCCGCCCGCCGCTGGCCGACCTGGACGTGCAGCACGTCGGCCAGCACCTGGCGGTCCTCGTCGCCGACACGCTCGAGAACGCCACGGACGCGGCGACCCTGGTGCGGCCGTCGTACGCGACGCGACCCGCGGTGCTCTCGGCGCGCGCAGCACTGGACGTGGCCGACGACGGGGGCGACGGGGCGGTGCGCCACGGCGCCTACCGGCCCGACCACTTCGTCAAGCTCGTCGAGGAGAAGCTGCAGGACCGCCGCGGACCGGACGCCGCTCCCGCCGACGGTGTCCGGGTCGCTTCACGGTTCACCACCGACGTCAACGCGCACTACCCCATCGAGTTGTCCGCCACCATCGCCTCCTGGGACGGCGACCGGCTGCTGGTGCACGACGCCACCCGCTGGATCGGCGGGGAACGGCACGCGCTCGCCGCCTATCTCGGCATGCCCGAGGACGACATCAGGATCCTGTCTCCCCTCGTCGGCGGCGCGTTCGGTTCCAAGAGCTTTCTGTGGATGCACGTGGCCCTCTGCGCCGTGGCGGCGCGGGAGGTGGGCCGACCCGTCAAGCTCGTCCTGACGCGCGCCCAGATGTTCACCTCCACCGGTCACCGGCCGCGTACCGAACAGGACGTCGACCTCGTCGCCGCCGCCGACGGCACCATCGCCAGCACCGAACACCACACGCTGACCGAGACGTCCACCGTCGCGCACTTCTGCGAGCCGGCGGGCCTGTCGGCGCGGCTCCTCTACCGGTCCCCGCGCCTGGTGGTGTCCCATACCGTCGGCCGAATCAACGCGCCGACACCGTGTTTCATGCGCGGCCCTGGTGAGGCGCCGGGCCTCTTCGCTCTCGAGGTCGCGATGGACGAACTCGCCTACGCCACCGGCGTCGACCCCGTGGCACTGCGCATCCGCAACGATCCGCGTGTCGACCAGGCCAGCGGACGGCCGTGGTCGGGCAAGCACGCCACGCAGTGCCACGCCCTGGGCGCCGACCGGTTCGGCTGGTCGGCGCGGCCGCCGGCACCGCGGTCGTGGCGCAGGCGCGGCGTCCAGGTCGGCTGGGGCACGGCGAGCGCCACCTATCCGGGCCGGCGCATGCCCGCGTCGTGCAGCGTGACCACGACGGCCGACGGGGTGCACTTCGCCTCTGCCACGCACGAAGTCGGCACGGGGGTCCGCACCGTGATGACCCAGATCGCCGCCGACGCCGCCGGGCTCCCGCTCGACGCGGTCGGCTTCTCCTCCGGCGACTCGTCGTTTCCCGAGGCGCCCTACAGTGGCGCCTCGCAGACCACGGCGACCGTCGGCTCGGCCGTGCACGCCGCCGCGACCGAGTGGCGGCTCCGGCTCGACCGCCACCGTCCGGGGCTCGGCACCGACCCGGCGGCGCTCGTCGACGCGCTGCGCAACGCCGACGCCGCCACGCTGGCCGACCTGTCGTTCACCGCGTCGAGTGGCGGCCCCGACGAGACGGGACCGGCGTCGCAGTCCTTCGGTGCGCACTTCTGCGAGGTGGAGGTCGACGAGTCGACCGGCCGCGTCACGGTCACGCGCTGGGTGGCGGTGATGGACTGCGGTCGGGTGGTCAACCCGAGGCTGGCGCGCAACCAGGTGATGGGCGGCATCCTGTTCGGTCTCGGCATGGCGCTGCTCGAACGCGTCCCCACCGACCCGACCACCGCGCAACTCATCGGCGAGTACTACGTGCCGACCCACGCCGACGTCCCCGAGTTCGACGTCACGTTCGTCGATTCGCCGGACTACGCCCTCGATCCCGTCGGCGTCCGCGGCATCGGGGAGATCGGGGCGTGCGGCGTGCCCGCGGCGATCGCCAACGCCGTCTTCCACGCCACCGGTCGCCGCCTGCGCGACCTGCCCATCACCTGCGAGCAGCTGATGGTCCCCTTCGACGAGGCCATCGCCGACCGAGCGGAGCGCCCAGAGTGA
- a CDS encoding SRPBCC family protein, producing MPTIRCRREIDVPAADDATIAEHLARLGDAERSHGGPVPNTEIEYSATLEVSDVVGTGRVLVVWTATFCVPDAPCDVIRAHRDAVFADAVDELRRRYAGAKLAS from the coding sequence ATGCCGACCATCCGATGCCGCAGGGAGATCGACGTCCCCGCCGCCGACGACGCGACCATCGCCGAGCACCTCGCCCGACTCGGCGACGCCGAACGCTCCCACGGCGGGCCCGTGCCGAACACGGAGATCGAGTACTCCGCGACCCTCGAGGTGTCCGACGTCGTGGGCACCGGCCGGGTGCTGGTCGTGTGGACGGCGACGTTCTGCGTGCCCGACGCGCCCTGCGACGTGATCCGTGCTCACCGGGACGCGGTCTTCGCCGATGCCGTCGACGAGTTGCGCCGGCGGTACGCCGGTGCGAAGTTGGCGTCGTGA
- a CDS encoding cupin domain-containing protein, translated as MTLTPTRSAHTASLHDGEIVEESDLGSMRRVTADTLPILRNLSIKRVLLNPGAMRTPHWHANANELTYCVSGTALVSMLDDHSRFSTFVITAGQMFHAASGALHHIENIGDDVAEFVIAFRHERPEDFGLGATFGAFSDAVLGNTYDLPAADLARIRRDTADHKLAARVGAPEIPASAYLNDPHKFDVEAQSPGLNYVSGNARFARDQFWPVLQDMSMYSLRVAEDGMREPHWHPVTAEMGYVQHGDARMTVMNPDGTLDTWTMTTGDVYFIPRAYPHHIENIGTDEWHFLIFFDQPFPADIGYRASASAYSREVLAATFGTHLADLPAFPFTPSDPLIVGRTNPVDR; from the coding sequence ATGACACTCACGCCCACCCGCAGCGCCCACACCGCGAGCCTGCACGACGGCGAGATCGTCGAGGAATCCGATCTCGGCTCGATGCGCCGGGTCACCGCCGACACGCTGCCCATCCTGCGGAACCTCTCCATCAAGCGCGTGCTGCTCAACCCCGGCGCCATGCGCACCCCGCACTGGCACGCCAACGCCAACGAACTCACCTACTGCGTGTCCGGCACCGCGCTGGTCTCGATGCTCGACGACCACAGCAGGTTCAGCACCTTCGTCATCACCGCCGGCCAGATGTTCCACGCGGCCTCGGGCGCGCTGCACCACATCGAGAACATCGGTGACGACGTCGCCGAGTTCGTCATCGCCTTCCGTCACGAACGGCCGGAGGACTTCGGCCTCGGCGCGACCTTCGGCGCCTTCAGCGACGCGGTGCTGGGCAACACCTACGACCTGCCCGCCGCCGACCTCGCCCGCATCCGCCGCGACACCGCCGACCACAAGCTGGCGGCCCGGGTCGGAGCCCCCGAGATCCCCGCCTCCGCCTACCTCAACGATCCGCACAAGTTCGACGTCGAGGCGCAGAGCCCGGGGCTCAATTACGTCAGCGGCAACGCCCGTTTCGCCCGCGACCAGTTCTGGCCGGTGCTGCAGGACATGTCGATGTACTCGCTGCGCGTCGCCGAGGACGGGATGCGGGAACCGCACTGGCATCCGGTCACCGCGGAGATGGGATACGTCCAGCACGGCGACGCCCGCATGACGGTCATGAACCCCGACGGGACGCTGGACACCTGGACGATGACGACCGGCGACGTGTACTTCATCCCGCGGGCCTATCCGCACCACATCGAGAACATCGGCACCGACGAGTGGCACTTCCTGATCTTCTTCGACCAGCCCTTCCCGGCCGACATCGGCTACCGCGCGTCGGCGAGTGCGTACTCCCGCGAGGTCCTCGCCGCGACGTTCGGCACCCACCTCGCCGACCTGCCCGCGTTTCCGTTCACACCGTCCGACCCGCTCATCGTCGGCCGCACCAACCCCGTCGACCGCTGA
- a CDS encoding response regulator — MSAVRVVVADDDVLLRAGLASLLTDNGFEVVGQAGDATALLDLVRDTRPGLALVDIRMPPTHGTEGLDAARTIREQWPDVGILVLSSHVDVEHAMELLAGGRSIGYLLKSRVTDVGDFVDTLGRIANGASVVDPALVAELVSARRRDDPLGALSAREREVLALMAEGLSNAGIGRRIWVTEGTVEKHVRSILTKLNLPDTGDDHRRVRAVIMYLDSL, encoded by the coding sequence GTGAGTGCCGTACGCGTGGTCGTCGCCGATGACGACGTCCTCCTCCGGGCGGGCCTGGCCAGCCTGTTGACCGACAACGGATTCGAGGTGGTCGGGCAGGCGGGTGATGCGACCGCGCTGCTGGACCTGGTGCGCGACACCCGGCCGGGTCTGGCGCTGGTGGACATCCGCATGCCGCCGACGCACGGCACCGAGGGGCTCGACGCGGCACGGACCATCCGCGAGCAGTGGCCGGACGTCGGCATCCTGGTGCTGTCGTCGCACGTCGACGTGGAGCACGCGATGGAACTGCTGGCCGGCGGCCGGTCGATCGGCTACCTGCTGAAGAGCCGCGTCACCGACGTCGGCGACTTCGTCGACACGCTCGGCCGGATCGCCAACGGTGCGTCGGTGGTGGACCCCGCCCTCGTCGCGGAACTGGTGTCGGCCCGGCGGCGCGACGACCCCTTGGGCGCGTTGAGCGCCCGCGAGCGTGAGGTGCTCGCCCTGATGGCGGAAGGCCTGTCGAATGCCGGGATCGGCCGGCGCATCTGGGTCACCGAGGGCACCGTGGAGAAGCACGTGCGCAGCATCCTGACGAAGCTGAACCTGCCCGACACCGGCGACGACCACCGGCGGGTGCGGGCCGTCATCATGTACCTCGACTCGCTGTAG
- a CDS encoding response regulator: MRCLIVDDSANFRDAASTMLERAGIEVVGVACTRDEALERYRELRPDVTLVDVDLGADSGFDVVAQLHDCDDPAPATILISTHSEHDFADMIAASPALGFVPKFALSPRAIRDLLPGVD, encoded by the coding sequence ATGCGCTGCCTGATCGTGGACGACAGCGCCAACTTCCGCGATGCGGCGAGCACCATGCTCGAGCGCGCGGGCATCGAGGTCGTCGGGGTTGCCTGCACCCGGGACGAGGCGCTGGAGCGGTACCGCGAGCTGCGGCCCGACGTGACACTGGTCGACGTCGACCTCGGCGCCGACAGCGGCTTCGACGTCGTCGCGCAACTCCACGACTGCGACGACCCCGCCCCGGCGACGATCCTCATCTCCACGCACTCCGAACACGACTTCGCCGACATGATCGCCGCGAGCCCCGCGCTCGGCTTCGTGCCGAAGTTCGCGCTCTCGCCGCGCGCCATTCGCGACTTGCTGCCCGGCGTCGACTGA
- a CDS encoding ATP-binding protein, with protein MTLPPEATETRRSLRDRLLALILSPDGRPLGWGIVVAAALILGEVVLVHQLKRVAPDNAFGAVFLLGVLVVSAGWSFGLAFATSVASAAVYVWIHLEGSDSLVPALFVFLPLALLVNVLAGQARLRAVEAEARRRQADALARQQAALRRVATLVARGAGPDEVYPVAVAELANGLGVEHVTLAKFEPDDRCVVLAAADPTDRAKLVVGERLALDGDSVTRRVRDTGEPARVDDYSRVEGSVARRLRALGLVSGVGAPISVHGEPRCALIVGSARDEPMPPDTEAHVCDFADLIGTAIRNAETHAELQASRARIVAAADAARRGIERDLHDGAQQRIVSLGLGLRTLEASIPESDLALRKQVENLINGMADLYTELQELSRGIHPAILSKGGLAPALKTLARRSTVPVGLELDVAGRLPEPIEVAAYYVVAESLVNVAKHAEASGVTVRAALGDDELRLEVSDDGVGGATAGGGSGLIGLKDRVAAVFGELTVASDPGTGTTVTARIPVAAERVSVPA; from the coding sequence ATGACATTGCCACCCGAGGCCACCGAGACGCGGCGGTCGCTCCGCGACCGACTGCTCGCGCTGATCCTCAGCCCGGACGGCCGGCCACTGGGCTGGGGCATCGTCGTCGCCGCCGCGCTGATCCTGGGCGAGGTCGTGCTGGTGCACCAGCTCAAGCGCGTCGCTCCCGACAACGCGTTCGGCGCGGTGTTCCTGCTGGGCGTACTCGTCGTATCGGCCGGGTGGAGCTTCGGTCTGGCGTTCGCGACGTCGGTGGCCAGTGCCGCGGTGTACGTCTGGATCCACCTCGAGGGCAGCGACAGCCTGGTGCCGGCACTGTTCGTCTTCCTCCCGTTGGCACTGCTGGTCAACGTGCTCGCCGGGCAGGCCCGGCTGCGCGCGGTGGAGGCCGAGGCACGGCGCCGCCAGGCCGACGCGCTGGCCCGGCAGCAGGCGGCGCTGCGGCGGGTGGCGACCCTCGTCGCGCGCGGCGCCGGGCCGGACGAGGTGTATCCGGTGGCGGTGGCGGAACTCGCGAACGGTCTGGGCGTGGAGCACGTGACGCTGGCGAAGTTCGAGCCGGACGACCGGTGCGTGGTGCTCGCGGCCGCGGATCCCACCGATCGCGCGAAGCTCGTGGTCGGCGAGCGGCTCGCGCTCGACGGCGACAGCGTCACCCGGCGGGTCCGCGACACCGGCGAACCGGCCCGCGTCGATGACTACAGCCGCGTGGAGGGCTCCGTCGCGCGGCGGCTCCGGGCGTTGGGCCTGGTGTCCGGTGTCGGGGCGCCCATCTCGGTGCACGGCGAGCCGCGCTGCGCGCTGATCGTCGGGTCGGCGCGCGACGAGCCGATGCCGCCGGACACCGAGGCGCACGTGTGCGACTTCGCCGACCTCATCGGCACCGCGATCCGCAACGCCGAGACGCACGCGGAACTCCAGGCGTCACGCGCCCGCATCGTCGCCGCGGCCGACGCAGCCCGGCGCGGCATCGAGCGCGACCTGCACGACGGCGCCCAGCAGCGCATCGTGTCGCTGGGGCTGGGATTGCGGACGCTGGAGGCCTCGATCCCCGAGTCGGACCTCGCGCTGCGCAAGCAGGTCGAGAACCTCATCAACGGAATGGCCGACCTGTACACCGAGCTGCAGGAACTCTCCCGCGGGATCCACCCCGCGATACTGTCGAAGGGCGGCCTGGCGCCGGCGTTGAAGACGCTGGCCCGCCGGTCGACGGTCCCGGTCGGCCTGGAACTCGACGTGGCGGGGCGGCTTCCCGAACCCATCGAGGTGGCCGCCTACTACGTGGTGGCCGAGTCGCTGGTGAACGTCGCCAAGCACGCCGAGGCCTCCGGGGTCACGGTGCGTGCGGCGCTCGGCGACGACGAGCTGCGACTCGAGGTGTCCGACGACGGTGTCGGCGGCGCCACCGCCGGTGGCGGCAGTGGGTTGATCGGCCTGAAGGACCGCGTCGCGGCGGTGTTCGGCGAACTCACCGTGGCGAGCGATCCGGGGACCGGCACGACCGTCACGGCGCGGATTCCCGTTGCGGCGGAACGCGTTTCGGTGCCGGCCTAA